The Acidobacteriota bacterium genomic interval AGAATATAAACATTGTGAAAACGGAAATCTTTTCCCAAAGGGTTGTTGGGAAAATATCTTGCATTGATTACATAAGCACTTCCCCATGGGTCTCTATAGACTCGATAGTCAATATAAGATCCTTTCCATGCATGATTTCCGTCTATATTAAAGTCTTGACCAGGTTCATTTTGATTAAACCTCCAGGTGTCTTCATCAGGGTTATTGAAATATAGATAGTCATAGAGAGGTTTGAATATTGCATAATTTCCCCATCTTTCTGCTCCAACATATGCAATACGTGCTCTCCCCTGAGGAATGTTGAATATATCTCCAACAACTCTATTCACGCCTCCTGAAGGTCCTGGAAGATTTGTATAAGGCCACATTCCAGTGTCTTTATAAAAATCTGCAATGGCAGCACCCAATACTTGTAGTTCATTTTTTGTTCTTGCTACCCTTGCATCTGTCAAATGTCTTGCCATCTGGGGAATCAATATCGCAACTAATATAGATATCACTGCTAAAATCACAATCATCTCAACTAAAGTAAAGCCGTTACAAAATCCATGTTTAAATTCTTTTGTGAACTTTTCTCTTTTTTCTTTATGTTGCTGTTTCAATGTTTTTTCTTAACGATCATTTTGTTAAAATTAAAATATATTTTTAAATTTGGCAAGACTTTTTTATTTCCTTCAATTAATTAAATCCACTAATACAAACGAAATTAATAATGTTACATTTACCGTCATTCCTGCAAAAGCAGGAATCCAGAAACATAATGATAAAACTGGATTCCCGCCTCCGCGGGAATGACAATACTATGAGTTTATGTCATCTTACTTAATGCGTTTGTATTAATTTTAACAA includes:
- a CDS encoding type II secretion system protein; this encodes MKQQHKEKREKFTKEFKHGFCNGFTLVEMIVILAVISILVAILIPQMARHLTDARVARTKNELQVLGAAIADFYKDTGMWPYTNLPGPSGGVNRVVGDIFNIPQGRARIAYVGAERWGNYAIFKPLYDYLYFNNPDEDTWRFNQNEPGQDFNIDGNHAWKGSYIDYRVYRDPWGSAYVINARYFPNNPLGKDFRFHNVYILSAGNDKFWSTPFDDTINRNTEPDDSPRHDDIGFVLTSN